One uncultured Jannaschia sp. DNA segment encodes these proteins:
- a CDS encoding TatD family hydrolase, producing MEPKITDSHCHLDFPQFEGELPDLLARAAEAGVHRMVTICTKLRQADQVRALSDAHAPIFWAAGTHPMSAAGEPLATVDDLLALAAHPKMVGIGETGLDYHYTAESMAVQQESLRIHIEAARRTGLPLIIHSRDADDDMARILTEEHRAAPYTCVMHCFSSGPALAEAALDLGFYLSMSGIAAFPKSQPLRDIFAAAPLDRILVETDSPYLAPPPHRGRRNEPGYVAHTARAGAEAFGMDYAAFAAATETNFERLFTKVRDYSIAP from the coding sequence CTGGCGCGCGCCGCCGAGGCAGGCGTTCACCGCATGGTCACGATCTGCACCAAGCTGCGTCAGGCCGATCAGGTCCGCGCCCTGTCCGACGCGCACGCGCCGATTTTCTGGGCCGCCGGCACGCACCCGATGTCCGCCGCGGGCGAGCCCCTGGCCACGGTGGACGACCTTCTGGCACTGGCGGCGCATCCCAAGATGGTCGGGATCGGCGAGACGGGGCTCGACTACCACTACACCGCGGAGAGCATGGCCGTGCAGCAGGAGAGCCTGCGCATCCATATCGAGGCCGCACGCCGCACCGGCCTGCCGCTCATCATCCACAGCCGCGACGCGGATGACGACATGGCCCGGATCCTGACAGAGGAACATCGCGCCGCGCCCTATACATGCGTCATGCATTGCTTCAGCTCGGGGCCCGCGCTGGCCGAGGCGGCGCTCGACCTCGGGTTCTATCTCAGCATGTCGGGCATCGCGGCCTTCCCGAAATCGCAGCCACTGCGCGACATCTTCGCCGCCGCGCCGCTCGACCGCATCCTTGTCGAGACCGACAGCCCCTATCTCGCCCCCCCGCCCCATCGCGGACGGCGCAACGAGCCGGGATACGTCGCGCACACCGCCCGCGCCGGGGCCGAGGCGTTCGGGATGGATTACGCGGCGTTCGCCGCGGCGACCGAGACGAACTTCGAGCGGCTGTTCACCAAGGTGCGCGACTACTCGATCGCGCCGTAG